One segment of Salvia splendens isolate huo1 chromosome 20, SspV2, whole genome shotgun sequence DNA contains the following:
- the LOC121781190 gene encoding probable WRKY transcription factor 43, with product MEGGNFPYYFNSSPAFPLSGSSTNVLEQSMQNPNFASSDQMDLASLLSSGSIEQNPSSSASREVDQSGIRSKSKFGKKKKSIPQRVAFHTRSEEDILDDGFKWRKYGQKSVKNSIHPRSYYRCTHHTCNVKKQIQRLSKDNSVVVTTYEGIHNHPCEKLMETLSPLLKQLQFLSTF from the exons ATGGAAGGCGGAAACTTCCCCTACTACTTTAACTCGTCGCCAGCGTTCCCGTTGAGTGGTTCGTCCACGAATGTTCTAGAACAATCTAtgcaaaaccctaattttgcatCTTCTGATCAGATGGATTTGGCTAGCCTTTTGTCATCCGGGTCGATCGAACAGAACCCCAGCTCGTCGGCTTCGAGGGAAGTAGATCAAAGCGGTATCAGAAGTAAATCGAAGTtcgggaagaagaagaagagcatTCCGCAGAGAGTGGCGTTTCATACAAGAAGTGAAGAAGACATTCTTGATGATggcttcaaatggagaaaatatGGGCAGAAATCTGTCAAGAATAGCATTCATCCAAg GAGCTACTACCGGTGCACGCATCATACGTGCAACGTGAAGAAACAGATACAGAGGCTTTCGAAAGACAACAGCGTGGTGGTGACGACGTACGAAGGAATTCACAACCATCCGTGTGAAAAGCTAATGGAAACGTTGAGTCCTCTGCTCAAACAGCTTCAGTTCCTCTCAACATTCTAA